Proteins from a single region of Oreochromis niloticus isolate F11D_XX linkage group LG7, O_niloticus_UMD_NMBU, whole genome shotgun sequence:
- the LOC100705584 gene encoding liver-expressed antimicrobial peptide 2: protein MRTLQEKIIILSVFLSLLCVVQVHSLPVPDDWHGLIQRTKRSLLWRWNSLKPVGASCRDHLECGTKYCRKNICSFWITT from the exons ATGAGGACTCTCCAGGAAAAAATTATCatcctttctgtttttctgtctttgttatgTGTCGTTCAG GTGCATTCATTGCCTGTACCTGACGACTGGCATGGCTTAATTCAGCGGACCAAACGTTCACTGTTGTGGCGCTGGAACAGTCTGAAGCCTGTCGGTGCCAGCTGCAGGGATCACCTAGAGTGTGGCACAAAATACTGCAG GAAAAATATCTGTTCTTTCTGGATCACCACCTGA
- the scarb2c gene encoding lysosome membrane protein 2c, translated as MVLKSCCVYSVGVVSVLMLILGISLVLTSVFPHLVQSMVKKQVVLKNGTDAFEAWKDPPAHIYMQFYFFNLTNPQEVLDGERPAVVEIGPYTYREYRPMEQIDFQDNGTKVTAVNSKTYIFQHNMSRGPESDLIRTVNIPAMTVMERFKDNSLEANLISAYMRGTGEGLFTTRTVGELLWGYEDGLLKALKVLRPDLDDVFGLFYKNNASNDGEYVFFTGQQNSRDFSRVDTWKGESSLNWWTSDECNMINGTIGTSFHPVITKNDMLYIFSSDLCRSLYTVYEEDVTVKGITGYRFVPPSSVFANLTVNPDNAGFCVPAGNCLGSGLLNVSVCKEGAPIIMSSPHFYQADEKFAQDIFGMTPNKEEHQTAIDINPLTGVVLQAAKRLQINVYVEQIPNFSQTGNVRTVVFPVAYLNESATIDDAAAKKLKGIGVQQNVVENIPFMLIGLAIIVGGIFMLLVCQQKVPESTTAERQPLLSS; from the exons ATGGTGCTAAAGTCATGTTGCGTTTACAGCGTCGGAGTTGTTTCTGTACTGATGCTGATTCTCGGCATTTCGTTGGTTTTGACCAGCGTCTTTCCACATTTAGTACAGTCGATGGTTAAAAAG CAAGTCGTTCTGAAAAACGGTACAGATGCGTTTGAGGCCTGGAAGGATCCACCGGCACATATCTACATGCAGTTTTACTTCTTCAATCTCACAAATCCCCAAGAGGTGTTGGATGGGGAAAGGCCAGCTGTGGTGGAGATTGGACCGTATACATACAG AGAGTACCGGCCTATGGAGCAGATTGACTTTCAGGATAATGGCACTAAAGTAACAGCTGTCAACAGTAAAACCTACATTTTTCAGCATAACATGTCCCGAGGTCCAGAGAGTGACCTCATCAGGACAGTTAATATCCCTGCCATG ACGGTGATGGAAAGATTCAAGGATAATTCTCTTGAAGCCAACTTGATCTCTGCCTACATGAGGGGCACCGGGGAAGGCCTTTTTACCACTCGTACAGTGGGAGAGCTGCTGTGGGGATATGAAGATGGACTTCTTAAAGCTTTGAAAGTCCTTAGACCTGACCTGGATGATGTTTTTGGACTTTTCTATAAG AACAATGCTTCAAACGATGGAGAATATGTGTTTTTCACTGGTCAGCAGAACAGCAGGGACTTTTCCAGAGTGGACACATGGAAAGGTGAAAG CTCCTTGAATTGGTGGACATCTGATGAGTGCAACATGATTAATGGAACCATTGGAACTTCTTTCCATCCTGTAATCACCAAGAATGATATGCTCtacattttctcctctgatctGTGCAG GTCTCTGTATACAGTGTATGAGGAGGATGTGACAGTGAAGGGGATCACTGGGTATCGATTCGTTCCTCCCAGCTCAGTGTTCGCCAATCTGACTGTGAACCCAGACAACGCAGGCTTTTGTGTGCCTGCTGGTAATTGCCTGGGGTCTGGCCTGCTGAATGTGTCTGTATGTAAAGAAG GAGCTCCTATCATAATGTCTTCACCACACTTCTACCAGGCAGATGAGAAATTTGCTCAGGATATATTCGGAATGACGCCAAACAAGGAAGAGCACCAGACTGCCATTGATATCAATCCG CTAACAGGAGTGGTTCTCCAAGCAGCCAAGCGACTCCAGATTAACGTCTATGTAGAGCAAATTCCCAACTTCAG TCAAACGGGAAATGTAAGGACAGTAGTCTTCCCTGTGGCTTATCTGAATGAG AGCGCCACCATTGATGACGCAGCAGCCAAGAAGCTAAAGGGGATTGGTGTTCAGCAGAACGTTGTGGAGAACATTCCCTTCATGCTGATTGGCCTGGCCATCATTGTGGGAGGAATCTTCATGTTGTTGGTGTGTCAACAGAAAGTCCCCGAG agcaCTACTGCTGAACGACAGCCCCTGCTCTCATCGTAA